The Nitrospirae bacterium YQR-1 DNA window ACAAACTCTTGCTCCCACAATATATTGACCATAATCTTATGCTATAAAATCACGGGTGGGGCTAACTTGACGCTTACCGTCTTTCATTTATACCAAGCAATGCTAAGTCCATAATATCGCTACCCTTAAGATAAATTGCTTTTGTAACTCTATCCCCGGCCAATCTAATTTGAAAAACATTATAGCCTTTTCTTAAGGCATCACCAACAACATGATAGTTAGTTATTAGTAAACCGTTAGGACTTATAAGAAAACCAGTACCCATGTTCGTGCCTGCATAAACAGTAACAACAGCGGGCTCAACAATTTTTATTAATTCAGTTGTTTTTAAACCAGCCGGGATTTTTATTTTGCTTTGAGATTGTTCAATGTCTACTTTTACTGTATACCAGAATTCTCTCAATTTTCTTTCATTTTCTTTTTCCTCTTCCTTATCAACTTTAGAATATTGCGGTGACCGTTCAACGTCAAGGGTAGTTCGTAGTGCAATCCTTATTGCATTGCCTCTTGCTTCACAAGCAAGCGCAGGATAATTAGTTTTTAGTATAATTTCCATAACTTGATACCAAAGTGCATCTTTTACCTGGAAAGTGGTTGTGCCTCTTACATCTGAATCCACTACTATATTACAGCCGCTTTCCTGTGAAAGAAGTTTAAACACTGCTACTATATCCGCATTTTTTAAATCCAGAACCAAAGAGTAGTTTATGCCGCAGGACAAAGCATAACCACATGAATTTACAACAGGATAATTACTCTTTTTAACCTCGATTGCTTCTGTGTTTTCCTTCTTAGAGTAATTACTCTTCTTGCTCTCAATTACCCTCTTGGCTACATCAACAGGCCGGTCTTTATTCCCTGCTTCTTTGGGTTTAGTATCATCATAATAAACGATCTCTTGAGATGGTTTTTTGTATAACACCTCATTCATGGGGCGGCCGGTAGCTCCGGGCTCAGCGGGTACACATTTTAGATATTTAGTGCCAACCCCTAAACACTTATAAACCGTATGGACTGGAGTTTCTACGTATTGAAAATTATTATCCTTTAAGCTCTCCTCCTCTTTATTTTTTGTCGCCAGCGTAATTATTTTGCATATCTTTTCCTTGCCTTTGCCTTCACATCTCAGAAAGCTGCCATCTGCTTGTTCTCTATATCGAACATCATCTCCAGCAAAACAAGGGACAATAAAAATTACTAATAAAAAGCATAGCACAAACAATTTCATGACAGCCTCCTCTTTTTCTCCCTGACATAAACGCCTGTGGTTTTACTAACTTAATTAAACGAATACTATATATGCGTAACTTAGTTATTCTATGTAACGAACTCCAGTGCCTGTTGGTTCTCTTTTATTTTGTTTATTTTTTTTTCCGTTACCGTATTTTTTTCTTCACTTACCATTGCGGCTATTTTGATAACCTTGAAAACAAATTCGCCTTGGGTGCCAAGTATTTCTCTCCAGTTTTTAACTGCAAACTCAAGGACATGCTCATCATCAATACCTAGTTCTCTAATTTATTAAGCAATTGACTGTCTCTTTCGGTTATAACGTCTTCTATATCTTCTTTGTACAAATCTGCAAGGTGACGCCCAAAGCCTGAGCAATGGCTGTACCTTTTTTGTAAGTTGGAATAAGAGAATCACTTTCCAAGCATCTTTACAAAATTAAAAAATATCTCTTTGTCATAATCCTCAAGCTGGCTTCGAACTATAGACAAAGCTTCAAATGTGCCCAGTGCTTTTTTGTACGGACGGGCTGTGGTCAGAGCGTCATAGACATCAGCCATGGTCACTACTTTTCCTGCAAAATGGATATCAGCAGCTCTGAGACCATTAGGGTATCCCTTACCGGTCATCTTCTCATGATGTTCGCTTAGTGCGTAAACCGTATTTGCGGGGATGTCCTTGTGAAAACTTAAAAGCTTTTGGCCTAAAACAACATGAGCCTTCATTATTTTGAACTCGTCGTCAGTAAGCTTGGTAGGTTTGTTTAGAATTGAATTGGGAATCTTACTCTTGCCGATATCGTGAAGCATCCCTCCCATTGCCAGTGCAAATATTTCATCCTCTTTATCTATACCTAAGTTCAAAGCAATACCCACCGCTAAGACGCTTACATTTATGCAATGAGTGTAGGTATAGTAATCAGACTTATTAATTGTAAAAAGCCCGTTTGTTAATGAGTTGTTTTCACGCATACTGTTGGTAATCATCTCAATGTTACGTCTGCAGCCTTTGATTTTCTCCCCGCTTCGGGGATCCATGAGAAACTCCTCCATCAGCATTTTGGACTCTTCCCTTAGCACTATGTTTCTAAGCACCTCCTTAGAAACACTTGGTGACACTAAATCCAGAAGCTCCTGAAGGTATCCCTGATATTTATTCTTATCATTACGGTCTATCAGAAAGTCACCTTCAGTATTTAATAATTCATCTGTTATGAGCAAATCCTTATTATTAAAGGCTATTAGCGGCACAATCTCAAGACTTTTCTTCACATACAAGGGAAATTTTATGTAAGTATCCTTTACCAAAGTAGTTTTATCAATGTGGCTGAATTTGTTTATCGCATTGTAATATTTGTCAAGGTCTTCTTTAGTATAAGGCAACTCTGCCGCTACATCTGCGGCTGCTTCCTTTTGAAATAATACAGCTTCTTCCATTTCAACCGGGCCGCTGACATTTAATATTGCTTCCTTTTTTATAAAATTAATTTTATCTATTTCCTCTGATACATTTACTGATATTTTTGCTGTGGTCTTAGAAGGGTCTATGAAAACATGAGTAATCCCTGCAGTTTTTATCTTTCTTATTTGTTCATCCGATTTTATAAGAAAACGATGTACTAAAAAAGGGGTTTGCTTCCATGAGGCGTCTATGTCCTCTAAAAACATGCCTACTTTCAGTTCATCAACACTAATTTTTTGCTTCACTTGTTACTCTCTCCACTCTGAGATGTAATCGATGTTACCTTATTATTTTTTTACGTAAAATTGTAACTTTGACAGCTAATTTCCCCTATAAGCAGCATAGTAAGTCAGCACCCAAGATTTGCGCCTATAAATTGCCTAAGTCTATCATTTTAATTCTAAAAAAGCAACTATTTATTTTTCACTTGTAATGCCTCCCATTCTTTATTAGCAGCAGTTAACTACAAAGGCAATATAAACTTTTTATAGTAGAAAAGAATGGATAGTCTGCTGTAATCTGGAATTTCCGCTCAAAAACCACTTTTAGCGGGCTACAGGATTTTTTATGCCGAATTTCGGGGGCACCTGTATAAATTGAAAAAAATCTTTCTAAACCACTATAATACAGACCTGTTTATTCATAATAGAGACGTATTTAAATGACAGTGGAGGGTAGCTGAAACATGCCTGTTAAACGGATGGAAAAAGACACCATGGGGGAGATAGAAGTTGATGCCGACCGGTACTGGGGCGCTCAAACTGAGCGGTCGCTGAAGTTCTTTGCAATCGGAACGGAGAAAATGCCGGCAGAAGTTATCATGGCATTTGGAGTTTTAAAAAAAGCCGCCGCTCTTGCCAATAAAGACCTCGGGATTCTTTCCGCCGATAAAGCGGATTTAATTGTCAAAGCAGCAGATGAAATAACCGAGGGCCGGTTGGATGGCCATTTTCCACTTTCTCTCTGGCAGACCGGCAGCGGCACTCAAACAAACATGAATGTTAACGAGGTGATAGCAAACAGGGCTATTGAGCTTGCCGGTGGCGTTATGGGCTCCAAAGACCCGATTCATCCCAATGATGACGTTAATAAATCCCAGTCATCAAACGACGTCTTCCCTGCCGCCATGCACATAGCTGCCGCTGTTTCCATAACCATTCGGCTTATACCCAACATAAGAGCACTAAGAGACGGTTTGAAGAAAAAATCGGATGATTTCTCCATGATTATTAAAATCGGACGCACCCACCTCCAGGACGCCGTCCCGCTTACTCTGGGACAGGAGTTTTCAGGATACGTCGCTCAACTGGATTTTTGTTTAAAGGCTATCGGAAGTGCTATTGCTCATATATATGAACTGGCAATAGGGGGGACAGCGGTGGGTACCGGCCTTAACGCTCACCCTGAGTTTGGCCGGCGGGTCTCTGAGTATGTCTCTGAATTTACAGGTTTGCCTTTTGTGTCGGCACAAAACAAATTTGCTGCTCTTAGTTGTCACGACCCGATAGTGTTTGCCTCAGGTGCACTAAAAGCCCTTAGTGCCGCTCTTATGAAAATAGCCAACGACATCAGATGGATGGCCTCAGGACCACGCTGTGGGATAGGGGAGCTGAGCCTTCCCGAAAATGAACCCGGCTCCTCCATTATGCCCGGCAAAGTTAACCCCACCCAGTGTGAGGCACTCACCATGGTCTGTGCCCAGGTCATGGGAAATGATGCCGTCATTGCAATGTGCGGCTCTCAGGGCAATTTTGAATTAAATGTTTATAAACCGGTAATTATCTATAATTTCCTGCAAAGCATAAACCTGCT harbors:
- a CDS encoding DUF3391 domain-containing protein, producing the protein MKQKISVDELKVGMFLEDIDASWKQTPFLVHRFLIKSDEQIRKIKTAGITHVFIDPSKTTAKISVNVSEEIDKINFIKKEAILNVSGPVEMEEAVLFQKEAAADVAAELPYTKEDLDKYYNAINKFSHIDKTTLVKDTYIKFPLYVKKSLEIVPLIAFNNKDLLITDELLNTEGDFLIDRNDKNKYQGYLQELLDLVSPSVSKEVLRNIVLREESKMLMEEFLMDPRSGEKIKGCRRNIEMITNSMRENNSLTNGLFTINKSDYYTYTHCINVSVLAVGIALNLGIDKEDEIFALAMGGMLHDIGKSKIPNSILNKPTKLTDDEFKIMKAHVVLGQKLLSFHKDIPANTVYALSEHHEKMTGKGYPNGLRAADIHFAGKVVTMADVYDALTTARPYKKALGTFEALSIVRSQLEDYDKEIFFNFVKMLGK
- a CDS encoding serine protease codes for the protein MKLFVLCFLLVIFIVPCFAGDDVRYREQADGSFLRCEGKGKEKICKIITLATKNKEEESLKDNNFQYVETPVHTVYKCLGVGTKYLKCVPAEPGATGRPMNEVLYKKPSQEIVYYDDTKPKEAGNKDRPVDVAKRVIESKKSNYSKKENTEAIEVKKSNYPVVNSCGYALSCGINYSLVLDLKNADIVAVFKLLSQESGCNIVVDSDVRGTTTFQVKDALWYQVMEIILKTNYPALACEARGNAIRIALRTTLDVERSPQYSKVDKEEEKENERKLREFWYTVKVDIEQSQSKIKIPAGLKTTELIKIVEPAVVTVYAGTNMGTGFLISPNGLLITNYHVVGDALRKGYNVFQIRLAGDRVTKAIYLKGSDIMDLALLGINERR
- the fumC gene encoding class II fumarate hydratase, with product MPVKRMEKDTMGEIEVDADRYWGAQTERSLKFFAIGTEKMPAEVIMAFGVLKKAAALANKDLGILSADKADLIVKAADEITEGRLDGHFPLSLWQTGSGTQTNMNVNEVIANRAIELAGGVMGSKDPIHPNDDVNKSQSSNDVFPAAMHIAAAVSITIRLIPNIRALRDGLKKKSDDFSMIIKIGRTHLQDAVPLTLGQEFSGYVAQLDFCLKAIGSAIAHIYELAIGGTAVGTGLNAHPEFGRRVSEYVSEFTGLPFVSAQNKFAALSCHDPIVFASGALKALSAALMKIANDIRWMASGPRCGIGELSLPENEPGSSIMPGKVNPTQCEALTMVCAQVMGNDAVIAMCGSQGNFELNVYKPVIIYNFLQSINLLADSCRSFNDNLVCGIKANENTISAHLNNSLMLVTALNPVVGYDNAAKIAKLAYVEGITLKEACVKLGLLSEDEFTRHVKPEKMISH